From Cecembia calidifontis, one genomic window encodes:
- the mtaB gene encoding tRNA (N(6)-L-threonylcarbamoyladenosine(37)-C(2))-methylthiotransferase MtaB produces MKKVAFYTLGCKLNYSETSTISRMFEAKGYQKVEFEQNPDIFIINTCSVTENADKKCKKIVKEAKKISPNSYVTIIGCYAQLKPKEISEIEGVDAVLGAAEKFRLIELLDGFAKEQETKVLASEIQEANIFNNAYSMHDRTRTFLKVQDGCNYGCAFCTIPLARGKSRSDSISNILQSAREIAQTDVKEIVLTGVNIGDFGIQEGKRKERFADLVIALDEIEGIDRFRISSIEPNLLTNEVIEFVSQSKRFVPHFHIPLQSGSNTILRRMGRRYLRELYEDRVNKIKTLMPHCCIGVDVIVGFPGETDELFLETYNFLNELDISYLHVFTYSERANTRAVEMDGVVPMKKRNERSKMLRILSEKKRRKFYEENLGKTFTVLFEEDVEDGKMHGFTENYIRVAAKYDPILINELKTVTLSEINEKGNVEVIEPEMVYETH; encoded by the coding sequence GTGAAAAAAGTAGCATTCTACACACTTGGCTGTAAATTAAATTATTCCGAAACCTCAACCATCAGCAGGATGTTTGAAGCCAAAGGCTATCAAAAGGTGGAATTTGAGCAGAATCCGGATATTTTCATCATCAACACCTGTTCTGTGACTGAAAATGCGGACAAAAAATGTAAAAAGATAGTAAAAGAGGCCAAAAAGATATCTCCTAACTCCTATGTTACCATTATTGGCTGTTACGCCCAGTTAAAACCAAAGGAGATTTCCGAAATTGAGGGAGTAGATGCCGTTTTGGGTGCTGCTGAAAAATTCAGGTTGATTGAACTATTGGATGGATTCGCCAAGGAACAGGAAACCAAAGTACTTGCCTCTGAAATCCAGGAAGCCAATATCTTCAACAATGCCTACTCCATGCATGACCGGACCAGAACTTTCCTAAAAGTGCAGGATGGCTGTAATTATGGCTGTGCCTTTTGCACTATCCCTTTGGCCAGGGGTAAAAGCAGAAGTGACAGTATCAGCAATATCCTTCAGTCTGCCAGAGAAATTGCGCAGACGGATGTAAAAGAAATCGTGCTTACAGGTGTCAATATAGGCGACTTTGGGATTCAGGAAGGCAAAAGAAAAGAAAGGTTTGCCGACTTGGTAATTGCATTGGATGAAATTGAAGGTATAGATAGGTTCAGGATCTCTTCCATTGAACCTAACCTGCTTACCAATGAAGTGATTGAGTTTGTATCCCAGTCAAAAAGATTTGTGCCCCATTTTCACATCCCGCTCCAATCAGGCAGCAATACCATCTTGAGAAGGATGGGAAGAAGGTACCTGAGGGAACTTTATGAGGACCGGGTAAACAAAATAAAAACATTGATGCCGCATTGCTGCATAGGTGTCGATGTGATCGTTGGTTTTCCGGGAGAGACTGATGAACTGTTTCTTGAAACTTATAATTTCCTCAATGAATTGGACATTTCCTACCTCCATGTATTTACCTATTCAGAAAGAGCCAATACGAGAGCCGTGGAAATGGACGGGGTGGTTCCTATGAAAAAGAGGAACGAAAGGTCAAAAATGCTACGCATTCTCTCCGAAAAGAAAAGAAGAAAATTCTATGAAGAAAATCTTGGAAAGACCTTCACAGTATTGTTTGAAGAGGATGTAGAAGATGGAAAAATGCATGGCTTTACAGAAAATTATATCCGCGTAGCGGCAAAATATGACCCCATTTTGATCAATGAACTGAAAACAGTAACTCTCAGCGAAATCAATGAAAAAGGAAATGTGGAAGTCATTGAGCCTGAAATGGTGTATGAGACACATTAA
- a CDS encoding GMC oxidoreductase — translation MDARNFDAIVIGSGISGGWAAKELCEKGLKTLVLERGRSVIHKVDYPTMQSHPWEMPHRNRIPLADKLENPVVNRCYAYQEDTAHFFVRDKEHPYIQEKPFDWVRGYQVGGKSLIWARQTQRWSKYDFEGPGRDGFAVDWPIRYEDLAPWYSYVERFVGISGNKDGVETLPDGEFLPAWEMNCVEKVIRDRIMSTFKDRHVMIGRCAHLTQPKAHHLQQGRGQCLARNQCYRGCPFGAYFSSNSSTLPAAAATGNLTIRPDAVVHSIIYDDKKERVTGVRVIDRITKEISEYFAKVIFLNASTLNSNLILLNSQSKRFPNGLGNDNGLLGKYIAFHNYRGNILANFEGYEDKYYFGRRPTAVMMPNFRNVKKQEMDFLRGYMTFYSAGRAGWGNSPQESFGPGFKEKNSLPGYWHVFMMMQGETIPKIDNYVSLSASEKDEWGMPLLKINVDYDDNDEKILKDFFEQGTEMLEKSGCTNIRKSDSKQAPGLDIHEMGGVRMGRNPQTSLLNGWNQMHLCKNVFVTDGACMTSTGTQNPSITYMALTARAVDYAVSQLKRGEIY, via the coding sequence ATGGATGCCCGGAATTTTGATGCCATAGTTATAGGGTCTGGGATCAGTGGAGGCTGGGCTGCAAAAGAATTGTGTGAAAAAGGTTTGAAAACCCTTGTGCTGGAGAGGGGGAGAAGTGTAATACATAAAGTTGATTATCCCACCATGCAATCCCATCCTTGGGAAATGCCGCATAGGAATAGGATTCCATTAGCGGATAAACTTGAAAATCCTGTAGTGAACAGGTGTTATGCTTATCAGGAAGATACCGCTCATTTTTTTGTCAGGGATAAAGAACACCCTTACATTCAGGAAAAACCATTTGATTGGGTGAGAGGATATCAGGTTGGAGGAAAGTCCTTGATTTGGGCCAGGCAGACGCAGCGTTGGAGCAAATATGATTTTGAGGGACCGGGAAGGGATGGTTTTGCAGTGGATTGGCCCATCAGGTATGAAGACTTGGCTCCTTGGTACAGTTATGTGGAACGGTTTGTTGGAATAAGTGGTAACAAAGACGGGGTGGAGACCCTTCCGGATGGTGAGTTTTTGCCTGCATGGGAAATGAATTGTGTGGAGAAAGTGATTCGTGACAGGATCATGTCAACATTCAAAGACCGGCATGTGATGATAGGCCGATGTGCCCATCTTACCCAGCCCAAGGCCCATCATCTTCAGCAGGGGAGAGGACAGTGCTTGGCGAGAAACCAGTGTTACAGAGGCTGTCCATTTGGCGCTTATTTCAGTTCCAATTCTTCCACTTTGCCTGCTGCAGCTGCCACTGGGAATCTTACTATCAGACCGGACGCTGTGGTTCATTCCATCATTTATGATGATAAAAAGGAAAGGGTAACCGGGGTTAGGGTGATTGACCGCATTACGAAGGAAATCAGCGAATATTTTGCAAAAGTCATCTTCCTTAATGCTTCTACATTAAATTCCAATTTGATTTTATTGAACAGTCAATCCAAAAGATTCCCAAATGGTCTTGGGAATGACAATGGTTTGTTGGGGAAGTATATCGCCTTTCATAACTATAGGGGGAATATCTTAGCCAATTTTGAGGGCTATGAGGATAAGTATTATTTTGGCAGAAGACCAACTGCTGTCATGATGCCCAATTTCAGGAATGTCAAGAAGCAGGAAATGGATTTTTTAAGGGGATACATGACCTTTTATTCTGCGGGCAGAGCAGGTTGGGGGAACAGTCCACAGGAGTCCTTCGGGCCTGGATTTAAAGAAAAGAATTCCCTTCCAGGATACTGGCATGTTTTTATGATGATGCAGGGGGAGACAATTCCCAAAATTGATAATTATGTAAGCCTAAGTGCCTCTGAAAAGGATGAATGGGGAATGCCACTCCTCAAAATCAACGTGGATTATGATGATAACGATGAAAAGATACTGAAAGATTTTTTTGAACAGGGCACGGAAATGTTGGAAAAATCAGGCTGCACTAACATTCGTAAATCAGACAGCAAACAGGCTCCGGGTTTGGATATTCATGAAATGGGGGGTGTGAGAATGGGACGGAACCCCCAAACGTCATTACTTAATGGTTGGAATCAGATGCATTTGTGCAAAAATGTTTTTGTGACAGATGGGGCCTGTATGACTTCTACAGGCACACAAAACCCATCCATTACTTACATGGCTTTGACTGCAAGGGCAGTGGATTATGCGGTAAGCCAATTAAAAAGAGGGGAAATTTATTAA